One Cervus canadensis isolate Bull #8, Minnesota chromosome 12, ASM1932006v1, whole genome shotgun sequence DNA window includes the following coding sequences:
- the GPIHBP1 gene encoding glycosylphosphatidylinositol-anchored high density lipoprotein-binding protein 1 isoform X2 yields the protein MKALAAVLLALLWCGQQGRGRAQEDEDDDPDAGREGYDDEEDEEEEEAGAPAGSRGSAEPTRPPRATVLRVPVPAQGGELPAGAELRAPEDVQSHCLLLERWTVEGSLTTISCCQSSLCNTPPWQDPQGRGAGGPRGSLATVAATLLLSLLAGLQAMAL from the exons ATGAAGGCGCTGGCGGCCGTCCTGCTGGCCCTGCTGTGGTGCGGGCAGCAAG GGAGAGGGCGGGCGCAGGAGGACGAGGATGACGACCCGGACGCCGGGCGCGAAGGCTACGACGATGAGGAGgacgaggaggaagaggaggcaggcGCGCCTGCAGGCAGCAGGGGCTCAG CTGAGCCCACCCGGCCCCCCAGGGCCACAGTGCTACGCGTGCCAGTCCCTGCACAAGGGGGAGAGCTGCCGGCAGGTGCAGAGCTGCGTGCTCCCGAGGACGTGCAAAGCCATTGTCTCCTCCTGGAACGCTG GACTGTGGAAGGATCCCTGACGACCATATCCTGCTGCCAGTCCAGCCTGTGCAACACCCCACCCTGGCAGGACCCCCAGGGGAGAGGGGCAGGCGGCCCCCGGGGGAGCCTTGCAACTGTGGCCGCCACCCTCCTGCTCAGCCTTCTGGCCGGCCTTCAGGCAATGGCGCTCTGA
- the GPIHBP1 gene encoding glycosylphosphatidylinositol-anchored high density lipoprotein-binding protein 1 isoform X1 yields MKALAAVLLALLWCGQQGRGRAQEDEDDDPDAGREGYDDEEDEEEEEAGAPAGSRGSGPQCYACQSLHKGESCRQVQSCVLPRTCKAIVSSWNAESGPQTTYSGWCADTCHPTSRTVEGSLTTISCCQSSLCNTPPWQDPQGRGAGGPRGSLATVAATLLLSLLAGLQAMAL; encoded by the exons ATGAAGGCGCTGGCGGCCGTCCTGCTGGCCCTGCTGTGGTGCGGGCAGCAAG GGAGAGGGCGGGCGCAGGAGGACGAGGATGACGACCCGGACGCCGGGCGCGAAGGCTACGACGATGAGGAGgacgaggaggaagaggaggcaggcGCGCCTGCAGGCAGCAGGGGCTCAG GGCCACAGTGCTACGCGTGCCAGTCCCTGCACAAGGGGGAGAGCTGCCGGCAGGTGCAGAGCTGCGTGCTCCCGAGGACGTGCAAAGCCATTGTCTCCTCCTGGAACGCTG AGTCAGGTCCCCAGACCACCTACTCGGGGTGGTGTGCAGACACGTGCCATCCCACCAGCAGGACTGTGGAAGGATCCCTGACGACCATATCCTGCTGCCAGTCCAGCCTGTGCAACACCCCACCCTGGCAGGACCCCCAGGGGAGAGGGGCAGGCGGCCCCCGGGGGAGCCTTGCAACTGTGGCCGCCACCCTCCTGCTCAGCCTTCTGGCCGGCCTTCAGGCAATGGCGCTCTGA
- the ZFP41 gene encoding LOW QUALITY PROTEIN: zinc finger protein 41 homolog (The sequence of the model RefSeq protein was modified relative to this genomic sequence to represent the inferred CDS: inserted 5 bases in 3 codons), with translation MEKPTGKKNKTQTPEAEVHVQKDTAKEEKASGKEQPNQSPALAQKHRKEAHLSPENEEHMCEAFDASFKDDFEGVPXFTRFQRKKPYERSECGRIFKHKTDHVRHXRVHTGEKPFQCAQCRKTFRHSSDMTKPRRSHTGEKPCKCSECGKAFNCSSNLLKXQKTHTGEKPHGCKECGKTFTYSSCLIRHRKHHPRKKR, from the exons ATGGAAAAGcccacaggcaaaaaaaataaGACCCAGACCCCAGAGGCAGAAGTGCATGTGCAGAAGGACACTGCCAAGGAAGAGAAGGCATCTGGGAAAGAACAGCCAAACCAGAGCCCCGCTTTGGCCCAAAAGCACAGGAAGGAAGCCCACCTCAGTCCTGAGAATGAGGAGCACATGTGTGAGGCCTTTGATGCTTCATTTAAAGATGACTTTGAGGGAGTCC TGTTCACTCGCTTCCAGAGGAAGAAGCCCTATGAACGCAGCGAATGTGGGCGCATCTTTAAGCACAAGACGGATCACGTTCGTCA CAGAgtccacactggagagaagcccttcCAATGTGCCCAGTGCAGGAAGACTTTCAGGCACAGCTCTGACATGACCAAGCCCCGAAGGAGTCACACCGGAGAAAAGCCCTGTAAATGTAGTGAGTGCGGCAAAGCCTTTAACTGCAGTTCCAATCTCCTGAA GCAGAAAAcccacactggagagaagccacATGGATGTAAGGAGTGTGGGAAGACCTTTACCTACAGCTCATGTCTCATTCGCCATCGGAAACATCACCCACGGAAGAAGCGCTGA